In Sorghum bicolor cultivar BTx623 chromosome 10, Sorghum_bicolor_NCBIv3, whole genome shotgun sequence, one genomic interval encodes:
- the LOC8065041 gene encoding uncharacterized protein LOC8065041 isoform X2, which yields MAKPSSDVSKSMCLDLSVKEKSAKPPRRHSIQTKPGASPRPTPSGTVTTPVSRRSDSQWRFDTPTSEASMSMRRRKFSTLSSISYWMTQIRLAEAASKHSVSLGFFKLALESECEPLDRMREELKSYVARHGLATELEDPVKDILQVYDIAEDFEKLKISPEPSQEPKKSDKAARTATNVSPNGNLKPRSLNSDATESKEAGKKESIQKVKPDAKVRGSYNRNPVKNTTASAKEVVAKNTGKKTKKEAKGQQEVSNGGDSEVSSALPDQESADVVKDITHEDKENMGDIGMTVDVAIAQDI from the exons AT GGCAAAGCCATCTTCAGATGTCAGCAAGAGCATGTGTTTAGACCTTTCTGTGAAGGAGAAATCTGCCAAACCTCCACGGAGGCACTCAATACAAACCAAGCCAGGAGCTAGCCCAAGGCCAACACCTTCTGGAACTGTCACCACTCCAGTGTCTAGGAGATCGGACAGCCAGTGGAGGTTTGATACTCCGACATCAGAAGCATCCATGTCCATGAGAAGGCGCAAGTTCAGCACACTTTCTTCAATCTCGTACTGGATGACACAGATCAGGCTGGCTGAGGCTGCTTCTAAGCACTCAGTTTCTCTGGGCTTCTTTAAGCTTGCTCTTGAATCAGAATGTGAG CCTTTGGACCGGATGAGGGAAGAACTCAAGTCCTATGTAGCCCGGCATGGCCTAGCGACAGAGTTGGAGGACCCAGTTAAGGACATTCTTCAGGTTTATGATATTGCTGAGGATTTTGAGAAGCTGAAGATCTCTCCAGAGCCCTCACAGGAACCAAAGAAGTCTGACAAGGCTGCTCGTACTGCCACCAATGTGTCACCCAATGGTAACCTGAAGCCAAGATCACTAAACTCTGATGCTACTGAAAGTAAGGAAGCTGGAAAGAAAGAGAGCATTCAGAAAGTGAAGCCTGATGCAAAGGTCAGAGGCTCCTATAACAGGAATCCAGTCAAAAACACCACTGCAAGCGCAAAGGAAGTAGTTGCCAAGAACACTGGTAagaaaaccaagaaagaggcCAAGGGTCAGCAGGAAGTTAGCAATGGAGGAGATAGTGAGGTTTCGTCAGCCCTCCCAGATCAGGAATCTG CTGATGTTGTGAAGGATATCACCCATGAAGACAAAGAGAACATG GGCGATATTGGAATGACGGTGGACGTTGCCATAGCCCAAGATATCTAG
- the LOC8065041 gene encoding uncharacterized protein LOC8065041 isoform X3, producing MCLDLSVKEKSAKPPRRHSIQTKPGASPRPTPSGTVTTPVSRRSDSQWRFDTPTSEASMSMRRRKFSTLSSISYWMTQIRLAEAASKHSVSLGFFKLALESECEPLDRMREELKSYVARHGLATELEDPVKDILQVYDIAEDFEKLKISPEPSQEPKKSDKAARTATNVSPNGNLKPRSLNSDATESKEAGKKESIQKVKPDAKVRGSYNRNPVKNTTASAKEVVAKNTGKKTKKEAKGQQEVSNGGDSEVSSALPDQESADVVKDITHEDKENMGDIGMTVDVAIAQDI from the exons ATGTGTTTAGACCTTTCTGTGAAGGAGAAATCTGCCAAACCTCCACGGAGGCACTCAATACAAACCAAGCCAGGAGCTAGCCCAAGGCCAACACCTTCTGGAACTGTCACCACTCCAGTGTCTAGGAGATCGGACAGCCAGTGGAGGTTTGATACTCCGACATCAGAAGCATCCATGTCCATGAGAAGGCGCAAGTTCAGCACACTTTCTTCAATCTCGTACTGGATGACACAGATCAGGCTGGCTGAGGCTGCTTCTAAGCACTCAGTTTCTCTGGGCTTCTTTAAGCTTGCTCTTGAATCAGAATGTGAG CCTTTGGACCGGATGAGGGAAGAACTCAAGTCCTATGTAGCCCGGCATGGCCTAGCGACAGAGTTGGAGGACCCAGTTAAGGACATTCTTCAGGTTTATGATATTGCTGAGGATTTTGAGAAGCTGAAGATCTCTCCAGAGCCCTCACAGGAACCAAAGAAGTCTGACAAGGCTGCTCGTACTGCCACCAATGTGTCACCCAATGGTAACCTGAAGCCAAGATCACTAAACTCTGATGCTACTGAAAGTAAGGAAGCTGGAAAGAAAGAGAGCATTCAGAAAGTGAAGCCTGATGCAAAGGTCAGAGGCTCCTATAACAGGAATCCAGTCAAAAACACCACTGCAAGCGCAAAGGAAGTAGTTGCCAAGAACACTGGTAagaaaaccaagaaagaggcCAAGGGTCAGCAGGAAGTTAGCAATGGAGGAGATAGTGAGGTTTCGTCAGCCCTCCCAGATCAGGAATCTG CTGATGTTGTGAAGGATATCACCCATGAAGACAAAGAGAACATG GGCGATATTGGAATGACGGTGGACGTTGCCATAGCCCAAGATATCTAG